The Brasilonema sennae CENA114 genome includes a region encoding these proteins:
- a CDS encoding mechanosensitive ion channel family protein: protein MNILIVLAEVVSLIVIFFLFNFLIGIIFKQLIKVSWLQGRSANITFLRRNVSRLLILICVVLCLALIGMNGVVIYRGGNVKEFQLNFVRSIPTQFWVNIFTATLKSLSLLMLVKFSIPPLQRGIDSVCDYAKSADQIKANDDSTEAFFKVLKNIITNSIWISSALLCAKFFNLPEVVPKYLYIALKIYIIITVGLLIVKAVATIVDTLDALSLKYSSSNNLLRLYERLRHLIPLFKKCLEYVLYVGIVNLVVPEIEFIAWLGTYTPKIVQMIGVFFLSNVLIQVAYFILDEFYLRTTDSDDSNRQKRLTLIPLIRSFTKYFIYFTAGVTILKVIGIDPAPILAGAGIVGIAVGLGAQNLINDVVCGFLILFENYYLVGDYIEAGKMEERPVEGIVEAIELRTTQIRHPDGQLQIIRNGDIGSIINYSKQYIYARVEVSVSYDSNLDHVYRVVENIGQKLKADDHDVLEPTRVAGIEHFGQDNLLLLTLTKVKPGKHLNIQRVLRKILKETFRQEEIEIFGFSKD, encoded by the coding sequence ATGAATATACTAATTGTTCTGGCTGAAGTCGTCTCTTTAATAGTTATTTTTTTCCTGTTTAACTTCCTGATTGGAATCATTTTCAAGCAGTTGATTAAGGTTTCTTGGCTTCAAGGGAGATCTGCAAATATTACTTTCCTGCGCCGAAATGTCAGCAGACTTTTGATTTTGATTTGTGTGGTGCTGTGTCTTGCGCTGATTGGTATGAATGGGGTGGTGATTTATCGAGGCGGAAACGTCAAGGAATTTCAACTTAACTTCGTTCGCAGTATTCCCACTCAATTCTGGGTCAATATCTTCACGGCAACCTTGAAAAGTCTGAGCTTACTGATGCTGGTTAAATTCAGCATACCACCCTTACAGCGAGGTATAGACTCGGTCTGCGATTACGCCAAGAGCGCTGATCAAATAAAAGCTAATGATGATAGTACTGAGGCTTTTTTTAAAGTCTTAAAAAACATCATCACTAATAGCATTTGGATATCATCTGCTCTCCTATGCGCTAAATTTTTTAACCTTCCAGAAGTCGTTCCCAAATATCTTTACATTGCCTTAAAAATCTATATCATCATCACAGTTGGTTTACTCATTGTCAAAGCCGTTGCTACTATCGTTGACACCCTTGATGCTCTTAGTCTTAAATACTCCAGTTCTAACAATCTACTCCGTTTATACGAGCGTTTACGCCATTTAATTCCACTCTTCAAAAAATGTTTGGAATACGTCCTTTATGTCGGCATAGTAAATCTCGTTGTTCCAGAAATAGAGTTTATCGCTTGGCTCGGTACTTATACCCCCAAAATTGTTCAGATGATTGGGGTTTTCTTTCTCAGCAATGTTTTGATTCAAGTCGCCTACTTCATCCTTGATGAATTCTACCTAAGAACTACAGATTCAGATGACTCAAACCGACAGAAACGGCTGACGCTCATTCCCTTAATACGGAGTTTCACCAAATATTTTATCTACTTCACTGCCGGAGTTACCATACTCAAGGTCATTGGCATTGATCCTGCGCCTATCTTAGCAGGTGCAGGGATTGTGGGTATAGCAGTTGGTCTTGGAGCACAAAATCTCATTAATGATGTCGTTTGTGGATTTTTGATTCTGTTTGAAAACTATTACTTGGTGGGTGACTATATCGAAGCTGGGAAAATGGAAGAAAGACCTGTCGAGGGGATTGTGGAGGCGATTGAATTAAGAACAACTCAGATTCGACATCCTGATGGTCAATTACAGATTATTCGTAATGGGGATATTGGATCAATTATCAACTATTCTAAGCAGTATATATATGCAAGAGTGGAAGTTAGCGTTTCCTATGACTCCAATTTAGATCACGTCTACAGAGTCGTTGAGAACATAGGACAAAAGCTAAAGGCAGATGATCACGATGTTCTCGAACCCACGCGAGTCGCTGGGATAGAACATTTTGGGCAGGATAACCTGTTGCTTCTGACACTGACGAAAGTAAAACCAGGAAAACACCTTAATATCCAGCGTGTTCTCCGCAAGATATTAAAAGAAACTTTTAGGCAGGAAGAGATTGAAATTTTTGGTTTTTCCAAGGATTGA
- a CDS encoding UDP-glucose dehydrogenase family protein, producing MRVCVIGTGYVGLVTGACLAHIGHDVVCIDNNEEKVKIMKSGQSPIFEPGLSDIMQSAINTGKIEFSTDLAAGVAHGEILFIAVGTPPLPTGESDTRYVEAVARGIGAHLDGGYKVIVNKSTVPIGSGDWVRMIVLDGIAERQNTLITAGGAPSYDNLAETTAKFDVVSNPEFLREGSAVSDTFNPDRIVLGGNSPRAIAMMQELYAPIVERKFAADPSLPPVPVLVTDLSSAEMIKYAANAFLATKISFINEVANICDRVGADVTQVAKGIGLDSRIGNKFLNAGIGWGGSCFPKDVSALIHTADDYGYETQLLKAAVSVNERQRLLAIEKLQQTLKILKGKTVGLLGLTFKPDTDDMRDAPALNVIEQLNRLGARVKAYDPIVSQTGMRHGLSGVLVETDAERLADGCDALVLVTEWQQFKNLEYAKMAQLMSHPVMIDGRNFLDPEMMIRAGFQYVGIGR from the coding sequence ATGCGTGTTTGCGTCATCGGTACTGGTTATGTAGGTCTGGTCACAGGTGCATGTTTAGCTCACATCGGGCATGATGTTGTTTGTATAGATAACAACGAAGAGAAAGTCAAAATAATGAAGTCGGGGCAGTCGCCTATCTTTGAACCTGGACTATCAGACATTATGCAATCTGCGATTAATACAGGTAAGATTGAGTTCTCAACAGACTTAGCTGCAGGAGTAGCCCACGGGGAAATTTTATTTATTGCCGTGGGAACACCACCTTTACCAACAGGGGAGAGCGATACCCGCTACGTTGAAGCAGTTGCCCGTGGTATTGGTGCCCATTTAGACGGTGGGTACAAGGTGATTGTGAATAAATCTACAGTGCCCATTGGTTCAGGAGACTGGGTGCGGATGATTGTTTTAGATGGCATTGCCGAACGCCAAAATACACTCATCACCGCAGGTGGAGCGCCAAGCTACGATAACTTAGCTGAGACAACAGCAAAATTTGATGTCGTTAGTAATCCAGAGTTTTTACGGGAAGGGTCGGCGGTGTCTGATACGTTTAATCCTGACCGTATCGTCTTAGGAGGCAACAGTCCCAGAGCGATCGCCATGATGCAAGAACTGTATGCCCCGATTGTTGAGCGCAAATTTGCAGCTGATCCATCTCTACCCCCAGTACCAGTGCTGGTAACAGACTTGAGTTCAGCGGAGATGATTAAATATGCTGCTAATGCTTTTTTGGCAACTAAAATTAGTTTTATAAACGAAGTTGCAAATATTTGCGATCGCGTTGGTGCTGACGTCACTCAAGTGGCAAAAGGTATCGGTTTAGATTCCCGTATTGGTAACAAGTTCTTAAACGCTGGTATTGGTTGGGGTGGTTCTTGCTTCCCCAAAGATGTTTCTGCACTTATTCACACCGCCGATGATTACGGTTACGAGACACAATTGCTCAAAGCTGCTGTGAGTGTCAATGAACGCCAGCGGTTACTTGCAATTGAAAAACTCCAGCAAACCCTGAAAATTCTTAAAGGTAAAACTGTGGGATTGCTGGGTTTAACCTTTAAGCCTGATACCGATGATATGCGGGATGCTCCAGCACTTAATGTTATTGAGCAGTTGAATAGATTGGGAGCAAGAGTTAAAGCATATGATCCAATTGTTTCTCAAACAGGTATGCGTCATGGTCTTTCTGGTGTGCTGGTAGAAACGGATGCTGAAAGACTTGCTGATGGGTGTGATGCCTTGGTGCTTGTGACAGAATGGCAGCAGTTCAAAAACTTGGAATACGCAAAAATGGCACAGTTGATGAGCCACCCTGTGATGATTGACGGTCGTAATTTCCTTGATCCCGAGATGATGATTAGAGCAGGTTTCCAGTACGTAGGTATTGGTCGTTAA
- a CDS encoding EF-hand domain-containing protein, whose protein sequence is MSVAAPQDLLDRKFDVCFTHADIDGNGFFEWEDVLALATRIADCLGEPKDSPKGQKLFQTFTDFWTYVQAKMDVDNDGKVSPEEWRNGLRNAFAKDPEAYKAGFRPLAEATFKVCDRDGDGSLEQSEFAKFHEAFGCKSANSELAFQKLDSDGDGELTVDELLSAWEEYYTSNDPNARGNWLYGDVWDETVVVGSKIIR, encoded by the coding sequence ATGTCTGTCGCAGCACCTCAAGATTTGTTAGATAGAAAATTCGATGTTTGTTTTACTCACGCCGATATCGACGGTAACGGTTTTTTTGAATGGGAAGATGTACTCGCTCTGGCCACTCGTATTGCTGATTGTCTCGGCGAGCCTAAGGACAGTCCCAAAGGACAAAAACTGTTCCAGACGTTTACAGACTTTTGGACTTATGTACAAGCCAAGATGGATGTCGATAACGATGGCAAAGTGAGTCCAGAGGAGTGGCGCAATGGCTTACGCAATGCATTCGCCAAAGACCCCGAAGCTTATAAAGCAGGCTTCCGTCCCCTCGCGGAAGCGACCTTCAAAGTCTGCGACCGAGATGGTGACGGTTCCCTCGAACAAAGTGAGTTCGCCAAATTTCACGAAGCCTTTGGCTGTAAGTCGGCAAACAGCGAGCTAGCCTTCCAGAAGCTCGACAGTGACGGCGACGGAGAGCTTACGGTCGATGAACTCCTGAGCGCGTGGGAGGAATACTACACCAGCAACGACCCAAATGCGCGAGGCAACTGGCTGTACGGTGACGTTTGGGACGAAACCGTGGTAGTAGGTAGCAAGATAATAAGATAA
- a CDS encoding cation:proton antiporter → MELILQVLALEPTSQIFAKEPIVPFAILLVVILVVPIVFERLQLPGLVGLLVSGVVLGPYGWNLLNTESAMMPVLSNIGLVYLMFVAGLEIDIQQFRRTKNQSLGFGSLSFLVPLVVGTFIGRFFDFEWNSSILIGSLFASHTLLAYPILSRLGVVNNEAISVSIGASIVTDLAALLVLAICVAIKDGSFSFGRLITLITLLTLYSIVVLVGFDWAGKQFFRRSGDEEGNQFLFVLLCVFLATVGAQLIGVEKIVGAFLAGLAVNETVGEGPVKEKVVFVGSVLFIPIFFVNVGLLVNVPAFLQSIDTLELTFFIIIGLVASKFIAAYLVKLIYRYNWQETLTMWSLSVPQVGATLGATIMGYQAKLLDDRILSSVIVLMLITSTLGLFITSRVAVGLTNSGMKDIGTVNLTYQNQEENDSSYSIVVPVHNPQTQQHLIEMAALLARQSHGRIIPLAIATAFAHMDAPQLDASVQRSHRLLAKATALSKVLGVEAEPLLRIDDAFAQGISRASREQKASLIIMGWGKRTGFKARLFGNVIDNVLWASHCPVAVTRLVESPKKFQRILVPLENLMTPSLQPVKFAQILADANQAQVTVLNVCERRTSSSKIAWRRSQLSLLISRLALQNPPEIQIIPHENTAQAILQAARLYDLVVLPFIRNRTVPGGLAISDVTTQLAKQLTCSIVMLGEPQRTQDIIVQTEVTSSTTAAMSEGIV, encoded by the coding sequence ATGGAACTCATCTTACAAGTTCTTGCGTTGGAACCAACTTCCCAAATTTTCGCCAAGGAACCAATCGTTCCCTTTGCGATTTTACTGGTAGTTATTTTAGTCGTGCCTATCGTATTTGAGCGGTTGCAACTACCAGGATTAGTAGGTTTGCTAGTTTCCGGAGTCGTGCTTGGTCCTTACGGCTGGAATTTATTAAACACAGAATCAGCGATGATGCCTGTGCTATCAAACATTGGGTTAGTTTACTTAATGTTTGTCGCAGGGTTAGAAATAGATATACAGCAGTTTCGTCGCACAAAAAATCAATCGTTGGGATTTGGCAGCTTGAGCTTTTTGGTTCCTTTAGTCGTGGGAACTTTTATTGGACGGTTTTTTGACTTTGAGTGGAATTCGTCAATATTAATTGGCTCTTTGTTCGCATCTCATACCCTTTTGGCATATCCCATTCTTAGTCGTTTGGGTGTAGTCAATAATGAAGCCATAAGTGTTTCTATTGGGGCTAGTATTGTTACTGATCTTGCTGCCTTGTTAGTGTTAGCCATCTGTGTAGCAATCAAAGATGGATCATTCAGCTTTGGGCGGCTGATAACATTAATAACTTTATTAACACTCTACTCAATTGTCGTTTTAGTAGGTTTTGATTGGGCAGGTAAACAATTTTTTCGCCGTTCTGGTGATGAAGAGGGCAATCAGTTTTTGTTTGTGTTACTCTGTGTTTTTCTTGCTACTGTGGGAGCACAATTGATTGGAGTAGAAAAAATTGTTGGAGCCTTTTTAGCAGGGTTGGCTGTTAATGAAACTGTGGGAGAAGGTCCAGTTAAAGAAAAGGTCGTGTTTGTTGGGAGTGTATTGTTTATTCCCATCTTCTTTGTTAACGTTGGCTTGCTCGTTAATGTGCCTGCCTTTTTACAAAGCATTGATACCCTTGAGCTAACATTTTTTATTATTATCGGTTTAGTAGCAAGCAAATTTATCGCTGCTTATTTGGTAAAACTTATTTATCGCTACAACTGGCAAGAAACGCTTACAATGTGGTCGCTGTCTGTACCTCAAGTGGGTGCAACGTTAGGAGCAACCATTATGGGATATCAAGCTAAGCTGCTTGATGATAGGATATTGAGTAGCGTTATCGTCCTTATGCTCATCACTTCAACCTTGGGACTATTCATAACCAGTCGAGTCGCTGTAGGTTTGACGAACTCAGGAATGAAAGACATAGGGACTGTCAATCTGACTTACCAGAACCAAGAAGAAAACGATAGCTCATACAGTATAGTAGTTCCTGTCCACAATCCCCAAACACAACAGCACCTGATTGAAATGGCGGCGCTATTGGCACGACAGTCTCATGGCAGAATTATACCACTAGCGATCGCAACCGCTTTTGCTCATATGGATGCACCCCAATTAGACGCTTCTGTGCAAAGAAGTCACCGCTTACTGGCAAAAGCCACCGCACTGAGTAAAGTCTTGGGAGTCGAAGCAGAACCATTGCTAAGAATTGACGATGCTTTTGCCCAAGGAATTAGTAGGGCTTCGCGAGAACAAAAAGCTAGTTTGATTATCATGGGTTGGGGTAAACGTACTGGATTCAAAGCACGTTTATTTGGTAATGTAATTGATAACGTTTTGTGGGCATCCCATTGTCCAGTAGCAGTCACACGTCTGGTAGAATCACCAAAAAAATTTCAGCGCATCTTGGTACCACTGGAAAATTTGATGACACCTTCATTGCAGCCTGTAAAATTTGCACAGATTTTAGCAGATGCAAATCAAGCCCAAGTTACCGTATTAAATGTCTGCGAACGACGTACTAGTTCAAGTAAGATTGCTTGGAGGCGATCGCAATTATCTCTACTGATTTCTAGATTAGCACTGCAAAATCCACCAGAAATCCAAATCATACCTCATGAGAATACTGCTCAAGCGATTTTGCAAGCAGCACGATTATATGACTTAGTTGTATTACCTTTTATACGTAATCGCACTGTTCCAGGAGGATTAGCTATTAGCGATGTCACAACTCAATTAGCTAAGCAACTCACCTGTTCAATTGTTATGCTAGGAGAACCTCAACGTACTCAAGATATTATTGTACAAACTGAAGTCACTAGTAGTACCACAGCTGCTATGTCAGAAGGAATTGTGTAA
- a CDS encoding UDP-glucuronic acid decarboxylase family protein encodes MRILVTGGAGFIGSHLIDRLIAGGHDILCLDNFYTGHKGNILKWLDHPSFEMIRHDITEPIRLEVDQIYHLACPASPVHYQYNPVKTVKTNVMGTLNMLGLAKRVKARFLLASTSEVYGDPEIHPQSEEYWGNVNPIGIRSCYDEGKRIAETLTFDYYRQNKVDVRVARIFNTYGPRMLENDGRVVSNFVVQALRGIPLTVYGEGLQTRSFCYVSDLVDGLIRLMNNEYVGPVNLGNPDEYTILELAKAVQDLVNPDAQIKFEPLPSDDPRRRRPDITRAKTWLNWEPSIPLQQGLKLTIEDFRERVAPRNS; translated from the coding sequence ATGAGAATTTTGGTAACGGGCGGTGCTGGGTTTATTGGCTCCCATCTAATCGACCGATTAATAGCTGGTGGGCACGATATCCTTTGCTTGGATAACTTTTACACAGGGCACAAAGGGAACATACTCAAATGGTTAGATCATCCTTCCTTTGAAATGATCCGCCATGACATTACTGAACCGATTCGCTTGGAAGTTGATCAAATTTACCATCTGGCTTGTCCAGCCTCCCCAGTACATTACCAGTACAACCCCGTGAAAACAGTCAAAACTAACGTTATGGGGACGTTAAATATGCTGGGGTTGGCTAAACGTGTGAAGGCACGGTTTTTGTTGGCTTCTACGAGTGAAGTCTACGGTGATCCAGAAATTCATCCTCAAAGCGAAGAATACTGGGGTAACGTTAATCCTATTGGAATTCGCTCATGTTATGACGAAGGCAAAAGAATTGCTGAGACTTTGACATTTGATTATTACAGACAAAATAAAGTCGATGTTCGGGTAGCCCGCATATTTAACACTTATGGGCCTCGAATGCTAGAAAACGATGGTCGAGTTGTCAGCAACTTTGTCGTTCAAGCGTTGCGGGGTATTCCTTTAACCGTTTATGGAGAGGGTTTGCAAACCCGTAGTTTTTGTTACGTATCAGATTTGGTAGACGGACTGATACGACTGATGAATAACGAATACGTTGGTCCCGTCAATTTGGGAAATCCTGATGAGTATACGATTTTAGAATTGGCGAAAGCAGTACAAGATTTGGTGAACCCCGACGCACAGATCAAGTTTGAACCATTACCTTCTGACGATCCACGTCGCCGCCGTCCCGACATTACAAGGGCAAAAACTTGGTTAAATTGGGAACCTAGCATTCCTTTGCAACAGGGGTTAAAGCTGACTATAGAAGATTTCCGCGAGCGTGTGGCGCCCCGTAACTCCTAG
- a CDS encoding HAS-barrel domain-containing protein, which yields MRLPLPQFDRSDRHPNHIAEVIETSSCEFLAQCLEPDDLSFPSMPSFGSWVRSVDEESGNQIYAVVYSATTMPVDSVHRAVALGLSLQDLREEQPQIFAMLKTEFRAAIVGFEQSPDAHVSNTRVFQYLPPRPPQVHQAVFRCESEAIIKFTEELDFLRTLLSINGAPVESLTAAAIREVYQLRKADRQWIIKAGRTLSVLLKDDYDRLRFILSQIHP from the coding sequence ATGCGCCTTCCTTTACCACAGTTTGATAGAAGCGATCGCCATCCGAATCATATCGCGGAGGTTATCGAAACTTCTAGTTGCGAATTTTTAGCTCAGTGTTTGGAACCCGACGATTTGAGCTTTCCCTCTATGCCGAGCTTTGGCAGCTGGGTACGTTCAGTTGATGAGGAGTCAGGCAATCAAATTTATGCTGTGGTGTATTCTGCAACAACTATGCCTGTGGATTCCGTACATCGGGCAGTTGCTCTAGGATTGTCACTGCAGGACTTGCGAGAGGAACAACCCCAGATATTTGCTATGCTAAAAACAGAGTTTCGTGCTGCAATTGTAGGATTTGAGCAATCACCAGATGCTCATGTTTCAAATACTAGGGTATTTCAGTATCTGCCTCCTCGTCCCCCACAAGTTCATCAAGCGGTTTTCCGATGTGAAAGCGAAGCAATTATTAAGTTTACCGAAGAATTAGATTTTTTGCGAACACTACTTTCTATCAATGGTGCTCCTGTAGAATCTTTAACTGCAGCTGCCATTCGAGAGGTTTATCAGTTACGCAAAGCTGATCGACAATGGATAATCAAAGCCGGACGTACCTTGAGCGTATTGCTTAAAGATGACTACGATCGCTTACGGTTCATATTGAGCCAGATCCATCCATAG
- a CDS encoding CASTOR/POLLUX-related putative ion channel, which produces MTSNTNRDFKNQVSWQKRLQYNFDNFMSKGGLSVFLALLSLFFGTFVVMTIVRYISELLFPNKDIESSSELYWEVFVQLIGLRDTGDNANLATKIIGVVTIFLGLVLFSSLVAFITQEFESRLQILRQGQSPVIEENHTLILGFTDRVIDIIQELVVGNESEPDAVVVILSKQEKEEMDNFLRNNLGELKTTRVVTRNGSITNLNELNKVGIKVAKSVIILNDAKTSDPDEVKTLADARVVKAVLAVLAANEEDSLPSIVVELHSHQYRRLAENIAPGAVTTLNEADILARILVQTSRSVGLAAVYLNLVGFEGNEFYFYRPEKGWYSVNFGELPFHFSNGIPVGLRHANATLTIKPSKDYQLLESDEVIILAEDDSSIQFHSQPVVQPNNFNYGDCCKTLERKPEKHLIIGWNGKTPITLSEYAKYLISGSEVNLVVQDLTSQVKAEFDIIAESYSDIKMDALQVNLDSVEQLLRLKPYEYNSISILAGRGENSEEIDAKTLTILLELRQIFREYTAETKNQVTTELIAEIIDSQDTDLVIKAGVKDFILTNQFVSKILAQVSQEPSVMSIYEDLFSIDGSELYIKPISLYFSSKELGRLTFADCVKAAQERDELCLGVKISALAQNKNQNFGIDLVPSLDKPLNLTFDDALITLAEDET; this is translated from the coding sequence TTGACTAGCAATACTAACAGAGATTTTAAAAATCAAGTTTCTTGGCAGAAGCGCCTACAGTACAATTTCGACAATTTTATGTCTAAGGGGGGATTGTCAGTATTTCTGGCATTGTTGTCCTTATTTTTTGGAACTTTTGTTGTCATGACAATTGTTCGTTATATATCTGAATTGTTGTTTCCCAACAAAGATATAGAAAGTAGTTCAGAGTTATATTGGGAGGTATTTGTACAGCTTATTGGGCTTAGAGACACAGGAGACAATGCCAATTTAGCGACTAAGATTATTGGTGTGGTCACAATTTTTCTTGGTTTAGTTTTGTTCTCCAGCCTAGTAGCTTTCATTACCCAAGAATTTGAATCAAGACTTCAGATATTGCGTCAGGGTCAAAGTCCAGTTATAGAAGAAAATCATACACTTATTCTAGGCTTTACCGACAGAGTTATAGATATTATTCAAGAGTTAGTAGTTGGTAATGAATCAGAACCAGATGCAGTAGTTGTTATCCTCTCTAAACAAGAGAAAGAGGAGATGGATAATTTCCTGAGAAATAATCTTGGCGAGCTTAAAACCACACGAGTGGTGACTCGTAATGGATCAATCACTAATTTAAATGAATTAAATAAAGTTGGAATAAAAGTTGCTAAATCGGTAATCATTTTGAATGATGCCAAAACTTCAGATCCTGATGAAGTGAAGACTTTAGCAGATGCACGGGTTGTCAAAGCAGTCTTGGCAGTGTTGGCAGCTAACGAAGAGGACTCCCTGCCATCTATTGTTGTAGAATTACACTCGCACCAATATCGGCGACTCGCGGAAAATATTGCTCCAGGAGCAGTTACCACTCTCAATGAAGCTGATATTTTGGCTCGGATTTTAGTTCAGACTTCGCGGAGTGTAGGACTAGCGGCAGTTTACTTAAACTTGGTGGGTTTTGAAGGTAACGAATTCTATTTCTATCGTCCAGAAAAAGGCTGGTATAGCGTGAATTTTGGAGAATTACCATTTCATTTTTCAAATGGTATACCCGTAGGTCTGCGTCATGCAAATGCCACCCTAACAATAAAACCAAGCAAAGATTACCAGTTACTTGAAAGTGATGAAGTTATCATTCTGGCAGAAGATGACTCAAGTATCCAGTTTCATTCACAACCTGTCGTGCAACCTAATAATTTTAACTATGGTGACTGTTGCAAAACCCTAGAGCGAAAACCTGAAAAACATCTTATTATTGGTTGGAATGGCAAAACTCCTATTACCCTAAGTGAATATGCTAAATATCTAATTTCAGGTTCCGAGGTTAATCTGGTGGTACAAGATTTAACATCACAAGTGAAAGCTGAATTTGATATTATTGCCGAAAGTTACTCAGACATTAAGATGGATGCTCTGCAAGTTAATCTAGACTCAGTTGAGCAGCTTCTTCGCCTCAAACCGTATGAATATAACAGCATCTCAATTTTGGCAGGTAGAGGAGAAAACTCAGAAGAAATTGATGCTAAAACCCTCACCATTTTGTTAGAACTGCGGCAAATTTTCCGAGAATATACCGCCGAAACCAAAAACCAAGTCACCACCGAATTAATTGCAGAAATAATTGACTCACAAGACACCGATCTAGTCATTAAAGCAGGTGTTAAAGACTTTATCCTTACTAACCAATTTGTTTCTAAAATTCTCGCTCAGGTATCTCAAGAGCCTAGTGTGATGTCAATCTATGAGGATTTGTTTTCAATAGACGGGAGTGAACTGTATATCAAGCCGATATCGCTTTACTTCTCAAGCAAAGAACTTGGTAGGTTGACTTTCGCTGACTGTGTAAAAGCTGCACAAGAACGTGACGAATTGTGTCTTGGTGTAAAAATTAGCGCACTAGCTCAAAATAAAAATCAAAATTTTGGGATTGACTTAGTACCAAGTTTAGATAAGCCACTAAATTTGACTTTTGATGATGCACTGATTACTTTAGCTGAGGATGAAACATGA
- a CDS encoding DUF2993 domain-containing protein yields the protein MLGGLTGLTDPKGADWGERMLNTVASQTIRHLFSQSESVEVSVRCNPSSKLLQGSIDSFTMKGRGLVIRRQFAAEELFVETDAVAIDFSSVLSGKLRLKQPTQAIAQVTLLEAGINQSFKAELVTKRLENLTTPALTALSGGQPVSFPEVEVKLLPQNRLRILAKADLNNGTLVPLNMTVTIGIERRRRVSFKNPEIDLNEVSEAQKEISQTLSLALVEILDNMVDLDRFDLDGVKMRLNRLETEGERLIFSGYAEIERIPKNP from the coding sequence ATGCTAGGCGGACTTACTGGTTTAACAGATCCTAAAGGCGCTGACTGGGGCGAGCGGATGCTCAACACTGTCGCCAGCCAAACGATTCGCCACTTGTTCTCTCAAAGCGAGTCAGTGGAAGTCTCTGTTCGCTGCAATCCTTCAAGTAAACTTTTGCAGGGCAGCATCGATAGCTTCACAATGAAAGGTCGTGGCTTAGTTATCCGCAGACAATTCGCAGCTGAGGAACTTTTTGTAGAAACTGATGCCGTTGCCATTGATTTTAGCTCAGTTTTAAGCGGTAAGCTGCGCCTAAAGCAACCGACTCAGGCTATTGCTCAAGTTACCTTACTAGAAGCAGGCATCAACCAATCTTTTAAAGCAGAATTGGTGACAAAGCGCTTAGAAAATCTTACTACACCAGCACTGACAGCGTTATCTGGCGGTCAACCAGTCTCTTTTCCCGAAGTCGAAGTAAAGTTATTGCCTCAAAACCGATTGCGAATTTTAGCCAAGGCAGATTTAAACAACGGTACACTTGTACCCCTGAATATGACTGTCACTATAGGTATTGAACGACGGCGACGTGTTAGTTTTAAAAACCCAGAAATTGATCTTAACGAGGTAAGCGAAGCACAAAAGGAAATCTCACAAACCTTGAGTCTGGCGCTGGTGGAAATTTTAGATAATATGGTGGATTTAGACCGCTTTGACTTAGATGGGGTGAAAATGCGTCTTAATCGTTTAGAAACAGAGGGTGAACGGCTCATTTTTAGTGGTTATGCAGAAATTGAGCGTATTCCCAAAAATCCCTGA
- a CDS encoding NAD(P)H dehydrogenase subunit NdhS, which produces MILPGATVRVKNPQDTYYRFEGLVQRLSDGKVAVLFEGGNWDKLVTFRLSELEVVETTAGRKKAK; this is translated from the coding sequence ATGATCTTACCAGGAGCAACTGTTCGCGTCAAAAATCCACAAGACACCTACTATCGTTTTGAAGGACTTGTGCAACGCCTGAGTGATGGCAAAGTTGCTGTCCTGTTTGAAGGTGGAAACTGGGATAAACTCGTTACCTTTCGCCTCTCGGAATTAGAAGTTGTAGAAACCACAGCAGGACGTAAGAAAGCGAAATAG
- a CDS encoding cupin domain-containing protein: MSSEILDTSIPQQVSSVVVVEEPERICDTDHGYVRGWGVTEETVGSKHLSMAHGVIPPGAGATPHYHPFETAIYIITGTCRVLLGVENNRFVDIKAGDFLYIPTGVVHCPVNSGQEVMEYIVARSSSQEICLYHDQKYSSS, from the coding sequence ATGAGTTCTGAAATTTTAGATACTTCCATCCCACAGCAAGTGAGTAGTGTTGTAGTTGTTGAGGAGCCAGAAAGGATTTGTGATACAGATCATGGGTATGTTCGAGGCTGGGGTGTAACTGAAGAAACTGTCGGCTCAAAGCACCTTAGTATGGCTCACGGGGTAATTCCTCCAGGAGCAGGTGCAACCCCACACTATCATCCTTTTGAGACTGCGATATACATTATTACAGGAACGTGTAGAGTTTTATTAGGTGTTGAAAATAATAGATTTGTAGATATAAAAGCAGGTGATTTCCTATATATTCCAACTGGTGTCGTGCATTGCCCGGTTAATTCTGGGCAGGAAGTGATGGAATATATCGTTGCCCGAAGTTCGTCACAAGAGATTTGTCTTTATCATGACCAAAAATATAGCTCATCTTAA